The DNA region CATCGTGCCCATCGGGTTCGGCATGGCCTGCATTCAGTACGTCCGCACCATAATAAAGAACCTGACGGAAAAGGAGCCGTGGCAGTCCCCTGATCAGCAGAGCGAGTACGAGGACGAAGAGATCGGGGGTGCAACGCTATGATCCTGTTCGGAGTCAACCTTGCGACAATGCTGCTGATCGGGTTTCCGTTCATGGTCACCCTGTTGGCCTCGCTCATCATCTACGTCTACATCAACATGCCGGCCATTGCGCCCAAGCTGATCACCACCATGGTGCAGCAGGTCATCACCGGCGTGTCGCCGCCGGCCCTGGTCTGCGTGCCCATGTTCATTCTCAGCGCCAGCATCGTTACCTCAGGCGAGTCCTCGGCGCGGCTCATCCGCATGCTCAGAACGTTTGTGGGCCACCTGCCCGGCGGGTTGCCCATCACCACCAACGCCAGCTGCACGCTCTTCGGCGCGGTGTCCGGCTCCACGCAGGCCACCGTGGCGGCCATCGGCGGCACCATGCGGCCCATGCTCCTGGAGGCCGGCTACCCCAGCTCCTTCACCCTGGGGCTGATCATCAACTCCAGCGACATCGCCTTCCTCATCCCGCCCAGCATCGGCTTCATCGTGTACGGCGTGGCGACCAGCACCTCCATCGGCATGCTCTTCCTGGCAGGCATCCTGCCCGGCCTGATGATTCTCGTGCTGTTCTCGATCTACTGCTACATCTACTCCAAGCGAAGGAACATTCCGCTGCTGCCCAAGGCGAGCTGGGCCAAGCGCGTGGGGGCCATCAAGGACGGGCTGCCCGTCATGGGCTTCCCCGTCATCATCGTCGGCGGCATCTACACCGGCTTTTTGAGCCCCACGGAGGCCGCCGCGGCGTCCGTGTTCTACGCCCTCATCCTGGAGCTCCTGGTCTACCGCAGCCTGACCTTCCCGCGGATCGTGGACTCCTTCTTGCAGACCGGCGTCATCACCGGCGTGGTCTTCATCCTCGTGGGCGCGGGCCAGGCATTCTCCTGGATGATCGGCTTCTTGCAGATCCCCCAGCAGTTCCTGCCGCCGCTGTTCGGAGCCGACCCGTCCATGATGCGTGTCATCCTCATCGTGGTCGCCTCCTACTTCGTGGCTTGCATGTTCGTCGATCCCATCGTGGCCATCTTCATCCTCAGCCCCATCTTCCAGCCCTATGTGGTCAGCGCCGGCGTCGACCCCATCCTGCTGGGAACCCTGGTCACGCTCCAGGCCGCCATCGGCTCGGCCACGCCGCCCTTTGGCTGCGACATCTTCACGGCCCAGCTCATCTTCCGACGACCATATCTGGAGGTTATCGGCCATTCGTTGCCGTTCCTGCTCATACTACTGCTGGCCACGGCCATATTGATCGTGTTCCCGCAGATCGCGCTCGTGCTGCCGAACATGGTGATGAATTAGACCCGAAGACACAGGAGAGAGCTCATGGAATACAAGAACCTGCTTGTCCTGACGGACTTCTCCGAGGATGCCGAGCACGCCGTGCGCACATCCGTGGAGTTCGCCAAACGCTACGAGGCGTCCATCACCCTGCTCCATGTGATCCACGACAGCACCAACCTGAGCTTCATCCTGTCCGACGACGAGTACCGCTCCGTGGACAACAAGATGGAAAAGCATGTGGAGCGCGCCTTCAAGGCGCTATTCGAGAAGGTCCCGGAGCTCAACTCCGTGCCCTGCAAGACCAAGATACGGCGGGGCACGCCGTACATAAACTGCCTCTACGAGTTGGAAAAGGGCGACTACGATATCGTCTTTGCCGGCTCCCACGGCGAGTCCAGGGTCAAGCACGTGCTCATGGGCAGCACCTCGGAAAAAGTCCTGCGCAACTCGCCGGTCGACGTCTTCGTAACCAAACGCTGACCTGCTGATACAGCACGCATTCCATGAACAAACCCATGCAACCCGAGTCCGAAAATGCCTTGGCGACCCGATAAATCCATGCTCAAGCGGCCGGCGTACCTCTCGCTGGTGCAGCATGTCAGCGACGCCATCTCCCAGGGCCTGTTGGGGCCCGGCGAACGGCTGCCGGCGCAGCGGGAGCTTGCCGCCGAGATCGGCGTCAGCCTTCAGACCGTGAGCCGCGCCTACGAGGAGCTGCGCCGCCGCAACCTGGTGCAGGGCGAGGTGGGCCGTGGCACATTCGTCCAGGCGCGCGGCTACATAGAGGCCACGCCTTTCCGCGCCGACCGTCTGGCCGACACCACGGTGGATCTTTCCATCTACAAGCCCGTGGCCGCCTCCATCCACAAGGAGCGCATGAGCCGGACCCTGGCCCAGCTCAGCAAGGACGTGCCCGATGATGTGCTCTTCTCCTTCCGGCCCAACGAGGGCATACCGAGGCACATCGCGTCCGGCCGCGAGTGGCTGCGTATGTGCGGGCTGGATGTGGACCAGGACCGCGTGCTCATCACCAACGGCGTGACCCAGGGCACCACGGCCGCCCTGCTGACCGCGTGCAAGCCCGGCGGCACGGTGGTTGCCGAGGCCGTGGGCCATCACTCCCTGGCCGGCCTCTGCTCCTACCTGGGCCTGAAGCTCAAGGGGCTGACCATCGACGAGCACGGCATCGTGCCCGACGCCTTCGAGCGCGCCTGCGCCGAGTCCAAGGTCGAGGTGCTCTACCTCATTCCGAACCTAGCCAACCCCACCGTCACCCTCATGCCGGAGGACCGCCGCCAGGCCATTGTGGACATCGCCCGGGCCAACGACGTGTTCATTGTGGAAAACGACGTGCTGGGCCCGCTAGTGCCGCACAAGCCGCCGCCGCTGGCCGCCCTGGCCAAGGAGCGCACCTTCTATTTGACGAGCTTCACCAAGAGCATCATGCCCAGCCTGCGGAGCGGCTACATGGCCATCCCGCCCGGCATGCTGCTCACCACCCGCAACCGCCTGCTCGCTACCGCGTGGATGGCGACCCCTCTGATGGCCGAGATCGCCTCCCGCTGGGTGACGGACGGCACGGCCAAGGAGCTGGTGATGTGGCAGCGCAAGGCCATACATGAACGGAACCGAATCGCCGCGCACATTTTGGGAAATCTGGAGTTCCGCTCCAACCCCAACGCGATGCATATCTGGCTGTCGCTCACCGACCAGTGGAAGACGGACCAGTTCGTGGCCCAGGCGCAGAAACAGGGTGTGGCCATCGCGCCGTCCGGCCCCTTTGTGCTCGATCCTGACTCGGACGTGCGGGCGGTCCGCGTGTCCCTGGGCTCGGCCAACACGCGCAACCTCAAACGCGGGCTCCGCGTGCTCGCACAGCTCCTGAGCTTCGAGCCCGAGCTGATTCTCAACTCGTTCTGATGTGGTGGCATGCATGGTTGCAGCAGGAGGCATTGCGTTCAAATTGTACTGACTTCAAAGCCGTTCTTGATGGAAATGATCGTGTTGATGCCCTGACGCGCCGCGTGACTTGGCAAGAACAGCAGTTTAAATACTCATGATAACGGTGTGTTGTGAAACAGAACGGAATGACAGGCCGCAAAAATTGTTCTGGTGACGTACCTGCCGCGAAGAGCAGCGTCCCCATCGCCTTTGACGACGAAAGCTCCTTCACCCGGCTTGGCCTCATCCTGCTGGCCACGGACATGACCACGGAGCAGGACTTCGCGCTCATGGCCCGCATCTGCGGCGGCGACCGGCTCCGGCTGCACGCCACCCGCGTGGCCTACGCCAACCCCGTGACTCCGGAGAACCTCCGCGCCATGGGACCGCGCCTTGGCCAGGCGGCCGGCCTGCTCGCTCCGGTCATGCCGCTCAAGGCCGTCTACTTCAGCTGCACCTCGGGCTCGGCCGTGATCGGCGACGACGTGGTGGCTGCAGCCGTGCAGAACGCCATGCCGGCTGCGGACGGACAACCCGCGCCCAAAGCCGTCACCCCGCTCACAGCGGCCACTGCCGCCTGCTCCGCCCTGGGCGTCTCCAGGCTCTGCATGCTCACGCCATACACCGAGGACTCCACCAAAGCGGTGGTCGGCTACTTTGTGGATCACGGCGTGGAGGCCAGCCACGTCTCCTACCTCGGCCTGGGGGACGACCGGGACATGGCGCGCATCACTACCGATTCTCTGGTGCAGGCTGCCAAAGAGGCCGTAGCCAGGAGCGCCGGCCCTGCCCCCCAGGCATTGTTCATCTCCTGCACCGCATTGCGTTCCATGCAGACCGCAGCACAAATTGAACAGAAAATCGGCATACCTGTAATAACAAGCAACCAAGCCGCAGCCTGGTACTCCTTTAAAACCGCAGGTATCGACACCTCGGCGGCCCCATTCGGCCGGCTGATGACCAAGGATATTCCATGACTCCCGCCGCCAACCACAGAGCCGTGACCATGCGCGACGTGCTGCGCGCCAGGCAGCGTATCGCCGCAACCATCCGGCGCACGCCCATGGCTGCCTCAAGCAGTCTGGAGAAAATTCTCGGCGCGCCCGTGTTTCTCAAGCTGGAGCATTGCCAGGTGACCGGCAGCTTCAAGCTGCGCGGCGCGGCCAACGCCGTGTTCTCCCTGAGTGATGCGGACAAGGAGCGCGGCGTGGTGGGCGTCTCCACCGGTAACTACGGCCGCGCCCTGGCCCATGCCGCCAGGCAGGCCGGCGTCCGCTGCATCATCTGCATGTCCAGGCTCGTGCCGGCCAACAAGGTGGAGGCCGTCCGCGCCCTGGGCGCCGAGGTGCGCATCCTGGGAGAAAGCCAGGACGAGGCTCAGGAAGAGGTGGATCGGCTGGTAGCCGAGGAGCACATGATCATGCTGCCGCCCTTCGACCATCCCGACGTCATTGCCGGACAGGGAACGCTGGGGCTGGAAACCATGGAGGATTGCCCGGAGGCGGGCACGCTCCTGGTGCCCCTTTCCGGCGGCGGCCTGGCGGCCGGCGTGGCCCTGGCGGCCAAGACCCTGGCCCTGAACATCCGCGTGGTCGGCGTGAGCATGGAACGCGGCGCGGCCATGCACGCCAGCCTGCAGGCCGGCAAACCCGTGCAGGTGCGCGAGTATCCCAGCCTGGCCGACTCCCTGGGCGGCGGCGTGGGCCTGGACAACCAATACACCTTTGCCATGGTCCGCGACCTCCTCGACGACGTGGTGCTGCTTTCCGAGACCGAGATCGCGGCCGGCGTGCGACACATCTACTGGAAGGAAGGCGAGATCGTGGAAGGCGCGGCGGCCGTGGGCGTGGCCGCGATTCTGGCCGGCAAGGTCAAGGCGAAGACCGACGCTCCGGTGGTCGCGCTGCTTTCGGGCCGGAACATCGACCACGCCCTGCACTACCGCATTATTTCCGGCGAGGACGTGGACCTCGCCGCCGAATGAACAGACCAAGGAAGTGATATGGCGACTATCAAGATTCTGACGGAAGCCGAGCTCAAAAGCTGCGTACAGCTCAACCCGGAGGCCGTGGCCTGCGTCGAAGACGCATTCCGCACCCTGGCCGGCGGCGGCGTTGTCATGCCGCCCATCCTGCGCCTGGACATCGAGGAGAACAACGGCGAGGTGGACGTCAAGACCGCCTACGTGCCCGGCCTGGACAGCTTCGCCATCAAGATCAGCCCCGGCTTTTTCGACAACCCCAAGATCGGCCTGCCCAGCCTTAACGGTCTGATGACCCTGTTCAGCGCCAAGACCGGCCTGGTGGAGGCGCTGCTCTTGGACAATGGCTACCTTACGGCCGTGCGCACCGCCGCGGCAGGCGCCGTGGCCGCCAGGAACCTCTCGCGCGAGGACTCCGAGACCGTCACCGTTCTGGGAGCCGGCGAGCAGGGACGGCTGCAGCTCGAAGCCATCAGCCTGGTGCGGCCGGTGAAGCGCGCCCGCTACTGGGCCCCGCACATCGAGTCGGCCCAGAAAGCCGCCGCGCTCATGGCCGACAGACTGAACATCGAGGTCACGGCCCAGACCGACGCCCAGGCCGCGGTTACGGGCGCGGACATCGTGGTCACGGCCACCCCGGCTACCTCGCCCATCCTCATGGCCGACTGGCTGGAACCCGGCCAGACCGCCATCTGCATGGGGTCGGACGCCGAGCACAAGAACGAGCTGGAGCCCGCGGCCATTGCCAAGGCCGACGCCTACGTGCCGGACCGCCTCTCCCAGGTGCGCATTCTGGGCGAGCTGCACCACGCCATCGATGCCGGCATCGTGGCTCCGAACGCAGACTTCGCCGAGCTCGGCGAGGTCATCGCCGGCATGAAGACCGGCCGCGCAAGCGACCTGGACATTGTCATCGCCGACCTGACCGGCACGGGCCTGCAGGATACGGCAATCGCCACCTTTGCTTTCCAACGCGCCATGGCTTCCGGCTGCGGCGCCGATTTCGAATCATAAGGAACTGACATGCAAAATCAGGTAACACCGACTTTGTTCTTCACCCGCGAGGAGTTTGCCGAGCGGCTGGCCAAAACCCGCGCCGCCATGGAGGCGCGCGGCATCGAGCTGCTCATCGTCACCGATCCTTCCAACATGGCCTGGCTCACGGGCTATGACGGCTGGTCTTTCTACGTGCACCAGTGCGTCATCGTACCCATGGACCAGGACCCCATCTGGTACGGCCGCGGCCAGGACCGCAACGGCGCCATGCGCACGTCCTACCTGGACCACGACCGACTCATCGGCTACCCGGACCACTACGTCCAGAACCCGGAGCAGCACCCCATGGACTACCTCTCCGAGCGGCTCAAGGAGCGCGGCCTGGACGGTCTGGTCACCGGCGTGGAGATGGACAACTACTACTTCTCGGCCGCGGCATTCGCCGCGCTCACGCGGAACCTGCCCAAGGCCACGTTCAAGGACGCCACGGCCCTGGTCAACTGGCAGCGCGCCGTGAAGTCCAACCAGGAAATCGAGTACATGCGCACGGCCGCGCGCATCGTGGAGGCCATGCACAAGCGCATCGCCGAGAAGGTGGAGCCCGGCATGCGCAAGTGCGACCTCGTGGCCGAGATCTATGATGTGGCCATCCGCGGTGTGGACGGCGCCGGCGGCGACTACCCGGCCATCGTGCCTCTGCTGCCCTCGGGCGAGGACGCCTCGGCCCCGCACCTGACCTGGGACGACAAGCCCATGCGTAGCGGCGAGGGTACGTTCTTCGAAATCGCGGGCTGCTATCACCGCTACCACTGCCCGCTCTCGCGCACCGTGTTCCTGGGCACGCCGCCGCAGTACTACCTGGAGGCGGAAAAGGCCGTGCTGGAAGGCATGGAGGCCGGCCTTGCCGCGGCCAAGCCCGGCAACACCTGCGAGGACGTGGCCATCGCCTTCTTCGACGTGCTGGAGCGCTACGGCATCACCAAGGACAATCGCACCGGCTACCCCATCGGCCTGAGCTACCCGCCGGACTGGGGCGAGCGAACCATGAGCCTGCGCCGCGGCGACAAAACCGTGCTGCAGCCGAACATGACCTTCCACTTCATGACCGGCCTGTGGCAGGATTCCTGGGGACTGGAGCTGACCGAGTCCATCGTCATCACCCCGGGTGGAGCCGAGACGCTGGCCAACCTGGACCGAAGCCTGGTGATCAAGAAGTAATGACGGGCGCACGTGGGAGCGGGGGTTCTTCGCTCCGCTCCCGCGCCCACTTTTGCGACATCCGCCCTCAGCCCGGCGGAGAACTCCGCGGAAGGCGACCATGCCCAAGCTCGACGAGTACGACCTCAAGATTTTGCGCGTATTGCAGCAGGACGGCCGCATTACCAAGCTGAAGCTGGCCGAGGCCGTGAACCTCTCGCCCAGCCCCACCTGGGAACGTTTGCGCAAGCTGGAGGAAGCCGGCATCATTACGGGCTACTCCGCCCGCCTGGACGTGCGCAAGATCGCACCCATCACCACGGTCATGGTCGAGGTTGTGCTCAAGCGCCACCAGCGCGAGGACTTCGAGCACTTCGAAAGCGCCATTCAGCAGATGCCTGAGGTTGTAGAGTGCATGGCCACGGGCGGCGGCCTGGACTATATGATGCGCGTGGTAACCACGGACGTGGACAGCTACCAGCGGTTCATGGACCGGCTGCTGGAGAGCGACATCGGCATCGACCGCTACTTCAGCTACATCGTCACCAAGCCGGTCAAAAAAAGCGCCGGCCCGTCCCTGGACGCGCTTCTGGAAAAACTCTCCTGAAACAGGCCGACCGGCCGAAAAAATCCTCGAAACCCCCAGCCAATTCAGAAGCACCCTCTGCGCCTCCGCTGGTAGCATGCCGTTCAATTAATCACGCTACTAACGGAGGGCGTATATGAAGATTGGTGTACCCAAGGAAATAAAGATCAAGGAGAAGCGCGTCGGGCTGGTTCCCGAGAGCGTCGCCGAGCTGGTCCACGACGGGCACCGGGTGCTGGTCGAGGCGGCCGCCGGCGAGGGAATCGGCAAGAGCGACGAAGCGTACGCCGAGGCCGGTGCCACCATCGTACCCACGGCGGCGGAGATCTTCGCCACCGCCGACATGATCGTGAAGGTCAAGGAGCCCCAGCCGGCCGAGTGCGCCATGCTCCGTTCCGGCCAGATCCTCTTCACCTACCTCCATCTCGCGCCCGATCCGGAGCAGACCCAGGCGCTTATCGCATCCGACTGCGTCGCCATCGCCTACGAGACCGTGACCTCGCCCAGGGGCGGTCTGCCGCTGCTTTCTCCCATGTCCGAGGTGGCCGGCCGCATGTCCGTGCAGGCCGGTGCCCACTGTCTGGAAGGCACGGCCGGCGGCTCCGGCATTCTGCTGGGCGGCGTTCCCGGCGTGGAGCCGGCAAAGGTCGTGGTCCTGGGCGCGGGCGTTGCCGGCAGCCACGCCATCGAGATGGCCGTGGGCGCCGGGGCCGAGGTCGTCGCCCTGGAGCGCAGCCCCGAGCGGCTGCGCAGCCTGGACACCCAGTACGGCGGCCGCGTCAAAAACGTCTTTTCCACCAAAGCGGCCATCGAGCGCCACGTGGTTGACGCCGACCTGGTCATCGGCACGGTGCTCATCCCCGGCGCTTCCGCGCCCAAGCTCATCTCGCGCGACCTGGTCTCCCGCATGAAGACCGGCTCGGCCATTGTGGACGTGGCCGTGGACCAGGGCGGCTGCGCCGAGACCACCCGCCCCACCACCCATGACGACCCCACATTCATCGTGGACGGCGTTGTCCACTACTGCGTGGCCAACATGCCCGGCGGCGTGGCCCGGACCTCCACCTACGCCCTGAACCACGCGACCCTGGAGTACGCGCGCAAGCTGGCCGCTCGCGGCCTGGACGCCCTGAAGGACGATCCGCACTTCCTCAACGGGCTCAACATCTACCGCGGTTCCGTGACGTACGAAGCCGTCGCCCGTGACCTGGGCCTCGACTACCTCAACCCGAACCAGGCTTTGACGCTCCGACAAGCCGTATAGGTGGTGCGCCATGGATATCATCTCTTCTCCTCGACGCCGTTGCATGGCTGTGCGGCATCTGGACGATGCGCGTCTGCTCAAGGAGTGGGCGTATATCAACGGAAAGTGGCAAAACGCCGAGAGCGGCGAGGTGATTGAAGTGACCAACCCGGCCGAGGAACAGGGCGGGGAAGGTTCCGTCGTTGGCTGCGTGCCGCGTTGCGGCGCGGTGGAAGCCAGGGCGGCCATAGCCGCGGCCCGCGCCGCCTTTCCGGCGTGGCGCGATCTCCTGCCGCAGGAACGCGGCCGTCTGCTGCGCGCCTGGGGCGAGGCCATGCTGGAGAACCGCGATGACCTCGCCCTGATCATGACCCTGGAGCAGGGCAAACCGCTGCACGAGGCCAAAGGCGAGATCGAATACGCGGCCAGCTTCCTGGAGTGGTTTGCCGAGGAAGCGCGGCGGGTCAACGGCGAGGTGGTGAACGGCCACCTGCCACAGCGGCAGATGCTGGTCAAACGCCGCCCCGTGGGCGTGACCGCGGCCATCACCCCGTGGAATTTCCCCTCGGCCATGATTACCCGCAAGGCAGGCGCGGCGCTGGCCGCCGGTTGCACCATGATCGTGCGGCCGGCCACGGAGACGCCGCTTTCCGCCCTGGCCCTGGCCGAGCTGGCCGACCGCGTGGGCATTCCGGCCGGCGTGTTCTCGGTTGTGCCGGGCTCGCGGGATATCGTGGCCGAGCTCTGCGCCAATCCTGTAATAC from Oceanidesulfovibrio marinus includes:
- the doeA gene encoding ectoine hydrolase DoeA (DoeA (degradation of ectoine A) is also called EutD (ectoine utilization D).), with the protein product MQNQVTPTLFFTREEFAERLAKTRAAMEARGIELLIVTDPSNMAWLTGYDGWSFYVHQCVIVPMDQDPIWYGRGQDRNGAMRTSYLDHDRLIGYPDHYVQNPEQHPMDYLSERLKERGLDGLVTGVEMDNYYFSAAAFAALTRNLPKATFKDATALVNWQRAVKSNQEIEYMRTAARIVEAMHKRIAEKVEPGMRKCDLVAEIYDVAIRGVDGAGGDYPAIVPLLPSGEDASAPHLTWDDKPMRSGEGTFFEIAGCYHRYHCPLSRTVFLGTPPQYYLEAEKAVLEGMEAGLAAAKPGNTCEDVAIAFFDVLERYGITKDNRTGYPIGLSYPPDWGERTMSLRRGDKTVLQPNMTFHFMTGLWQDSWGLELTESIVITPGGAETLANLDRSLVIKK
- a CDS encoding universal stress protein, which codes for MEYKNLLVLTDFSEDAEHAVRTSVEFAKRYEASITLLHVIHDSTNLSFILSDDEYRSVDNKMEKHVERAFKALFEKVPELNSVPCKTKIRRGTPYINCLYELEKGDYDIVFAGSHGESRVKHVLMGSTSEKVLRNSPVDVFVTKR
- the eutB gene encoding hydroxyectoine utilization dehydratase EutB, whose translation is MTPAANHRAVTMRDVLRARQRIAATIRRTPMAASSSLEKILGAPVFLKLEHCQVTGSFKLRGAANAVFSLSDADKERGVVGVSTGNYGRALAHAARQAGVRCIICMSRLVPANKVEAVRALGAEVRILGESQDEAQEEVDRLVAEEHMIMLPPFDHPDVIAGQGTLGLETMEDCPEAGTLLVPLSGGGLAAGVALAAKTLALNIRVVGVSMERGAAMHASLQAGKPVQVREYPSLADSLGGGVGLDNQYTFAMVRDLLDDVVLLSETEIAAGVRHIYWKEGEIVEGAAAVGVAAILAGKVKAKTDAPVVALLSGRNIDHALHYRIISGEDVDLAAE
- a CDS encoding Lrp/AsnC family transcriptional regulator, with translation MPKLDEYDLKILRVLQQDGRITKLKLAEAVNLSPSPTWERLRKLEEAGIITGYSARLDVRKIAPITTVMVEVVLKRHQREDFEHFESAIQQMPEVVECMATGGGLDYMMRVVTTDVDSYQRFMDRLLESDIGIDRYFSYIVTKPVKKSAGPSLDALLEKLS
- a CDS encoding TRAP transporter large permease; protein product: MILFGVNLATMLLIGFPFMVTLLASLIIYVYINMPAIAPKLITTMVQQVITGVSPPALVCVPMFILSASIVTSGESSARLIRMLRTFVGHLPGGLPITTNASCTLFGAVSGSTQATVAAIGGTMRPMLLEAGYPSSFTLGLIINSSDIAFLIPPSIGFIVYGVATSTSIGMLFLAGILPGLMILVLFSIYCYIYSKRRNIPLLPKASWAKRVGAIKDGLPVMGFPVIIVGGIYTGFLSPTEAAAASVFYALILELLVYRSLTFPRIVDSFLQTGVITGVVFILVGAGQAFSWMIGFLQIPQQFLPPLFGADPSMMRVILIVVASYFVACMFVDPIVAIFILSPIFQPYVVSAGVDPILLGTLVTLQAAIGSATPPFGCDIFTAQLIFRRPYLEVIGHSLPFLLILLLATAILIVFPQIALVLPNMVMN
- a CDS encoding ectoine utilization protein EutA → MTGRKNCSGDVPAAKSSVPIAFDDESSFTRLGLILLATDMTTEQDFALMARICGGDRLRLHATRVAYANPVTPENLRAMGPRLGQAAGLLAPVMPLKAVYFSCTSGSAVIGDDVVAAAVQNAMPAADGQPAPKAVTPLTAATAACSALGVSRLCMLTPYTEDSTKAVVGYFVDHGVEASHVSYLGLGDDRDMARITTDSLVQAAKEAVARSAGPAPQALFISCTALRSMQTAAQIEQKIGIPVITSNQAAAWYSFKTAGIDTSAAPFGRLMTKDIP
- a CDS encoding PLP-dependent aminotransferase family protein is translated as MPWRPDKSMLKRPAYLSLVQHVSDAISQGLLGPGERLPAQRELAAEIGVSLQTVSRAYEELRRRNLVQGEVGRGTFVQARGYIEATPFRADRLADTTVDLSIYKPVAASIHKERMSRTLAQLSKDVPDDVLFSFRPNEGIPRHIASGREWLRMCGLDVDQDRVLITNGVTQGTTAALLTACKPGGTVVAEAVGHHSLAGLCSYLGLKLKGLTIDEHGIVPDAFERACAESKVEVLYLIPNLANPTVTLMPEDRRQAIVDIARANDVFIVENDVLGPLVPHKPPPLAALAKERTFYLTSFTKSIMPSLRSGYMAIPPGMLLTTRNRLLATAWMATPLMAEIASRWVTDGTAKELVMWQRKAIHERNRIAAHILGNLEFRSNPNAMHIWLSLTDQWKTDQFVAQAQKQGVAIAPSGPFVLDPDSDVRAVRVSLGSANTRNLKRGLRVLAQLLSFEPELILNSF
- the ald gene encoding alanine dehydrogenase, giving the protein MKIGVPKEIKIKEKRVGLVPESVAELVHDGHRVLVEAAAGEGIGKSDEAYAEAGATIVPTAAEIFATADMIVKVKEPQPAECAMLRSGQILFTYLHLAPDPEQTQALIASDCVAIAYETVTSPRGGLPLLSPMSEVAGRMSVQAGAHCLEGTAGGSGILLGGVPGVEPAKVVVLGAGVAGSHAIEMAVGAGAEVVALERSPERLRSLDTQYGGRVKNVFSTKAAIERHVVDADLVIGTVLIPGASAPKLISRDLVSRMKTGSAIVDVAVDQGGCAETTRPTTHDDPTFIVDGVVHYCVANMPGGVARTSTYALNHATLEYARKLAARGLDALKDDPHFLNGLNIYRGSVTYEAVARDLGLDYLNPNQALTLRQAV
- the eutC gene encoding ectoine utilization protein EutC — translated: MATIKILTEAELKSCVQLNPEAVACVEDAFRTLAGGGVVMPPILRLDIEENNGEVDVKTAYVPGLDSFAIKISPGFFDNPKIGLPSLNGLMTLFSAKTGLVEALLLDNGYLTAVRTAAAGAVAARNLSREDSETVTVLGAGEQGRLQLEAISLVRPVKRARYWAPHIESAQKAAALMADRLNIEVTAQTDAQAAVTGADIVVTATPATSPILMADWLEPGQTAICMGSDAEHKNELEPAAIAKADAYVPDRLSQVRILGELHHAIDAGIVAPNADFAELGEVIAGMKTGRASDLDIVIADLTGTGLQDTAIATFAFQRAMASGCGADFES